CTCGCCTCATGAAGTCGGTCGCCATAAGTTGATTCCATAACAACATAATCCGCGTTTTTAATTCTGAAAGGATCTTGAAGAATGGGCGTTCCTGCCGTTCCTAAATCACCCGAAAAAACAATTTTCTTTTCTTTCTCTTGTCCTTGTTCGCGAACCTTGCACTCAATCACAGCTGAACCCAAGACATGTCCCGCCTCGCGAAAACAAACAGAAACTTCTTCGTTTAATTTAATTTCTCGGTCATATTCAGCCGCCTCAAACATTTCCATAACCATATCAATCTGCTGAATATCCATTCGCGGAAAAATACCTTTTTGGGCCGCCTTTTTTTGAATAATCTTTTGACTATCCTCCAACATTAAACGCGCGAAATCAATCGTTGGTCTCGTCGCTAAAATTCTTCCGTTAAAACCCTCCTTAATCAGTTTGGGCAAACGCCCCAAATGGTCTAAATGAGCGTGGGTAATTAAAACAAATCCGATCTCCGACGGTTTGTATGGAAACGGCTCGTAATTTTTTTCCTCAATTTCTCGCCGACCTTGAAAAAGCCCGCAGTCAATCATAATCTTGCCCAAAGAAGTTTCAAGAATATAATTAGAACCCGTCACCATCCGCGCCCCACCATAAAAATATAGTTTCATGCGTTCATATTACCAAAAATGCCGTAAAAAGAAAAGCCGCTTCCTAATCTCCAAATAATTCGGCATTGCTCGCGCGACTAAATTCCAAAATTTTGGCGAGTGGTTAAGTTCTCCTAAATGGCACAATTCGTGAACAATGATATAGTCCGCCATTTCTATCGGAAGCAAAACAATTCTATAATTAAAATTCAAATTGCCTTTTTCCGAACAACTCCCCCATCTTGTTTTCTGATTTTTAACGCTAATTCTGTTAAAATTAAAATTATAAATCTCATTATAGAGCGCGACGCGCGCATAAACAAAATCCAGCGCCCTCTCCTTATTCGCCAAATACACCCTAACCCGCCGAGTCGGCTTTCGGATAGCCGACCTGAAAAATAGATAATCAAATATATTTATTGACATACACCTTTATTAAAGCAAATTTTCGCCAAAAATAAAAGGCGGTTTTTTATCCCGCCTCTTTTTAAGAGTTAAATATCCATTTTTTCAAAAGAATATTTTCAATTTTCTTTCTTGTATTTGGCCTAACATAGAAAGACCCCTTACGTTTTTTCTCTTTGGTCAAAAAAAATATTTTGACAAGCCCTATTGAAGGAAAATCTGGAAGATCGCGGAAACATTTGCTTCCGTTAGGAATAGTATCCAACAACACTCCATCCATTGAGAAAAGTTCAATACTGCCATCTTCTTTGCGTCTATAAGAATGCGCCCATTTTTCATAAATTCTCATTTTTTCGAAAAAAAACAAGAGAATTTTAGCAATAAGCAAAACTAAAAGCAAAAAGACAAAAATGATTATGACAATCACCGTAATCATTTCAATTCTACTAAAACCAAACATATCCACCCCCTTTTTGAAAATATTAATTCAATTTTTAAAAAACACGCCTCCCGTCTTTTATCTCTTTATATAAATCATATCATCT
This genomic stretch from Patescibacteria group bacterium harbors:
- a CDS encoding M48 family metallopeptidase, producing the protein MSINIFDYLFFRSAIRKPTRRVRVYLANKERALDFVYARVALYNEIYNFNFNRISVKNQKTRWGSCSEKGNLNFNYRIVLLPIEMADYIIVHELCHLGELNHSPKFWNLVARAMPNYLEIRKRLFFLRHFW